The Macaca mulatta isolate MMU2019108-1 chromosome 19, T2T-MMU8v2.0, whole genome shotgun sequence sequence ACGCTCTGGGCAGGAACTTGGCCCTCCTGGCTTTCGACACCACCCCAAACTTCTCCAAGCTTCTGCAAGTTCctgggggctggggccagggcaggAATCCTGACTCAGGCCTGGCATGGATGTGGGGCAGAGCAGGGGGGACAGCTGGGGGCCAGGAATAGGAAATGCTAGAGGGGAGACTGGAGGGGCCACTTCTGCTCCCAGGGGCTGGGACAGGAAGCGGGTGTACCCCAGCCTGAGTCTCCAGCTGCCTGAGTCCgtctcctcttggccaagggggtATGGCTCCCGGGCCACAGACCAGCCCTACCTGCCCGGGGAAGTGATTcagtcccccacccccatctcagGGGCCTGGGGCCCATTCCTTAGAGTTAGTGAAGCCAGATGGAAAAGTGGGGGGGCTGGTACTGAGCGGCCAAGTCTGACCTGTTAGGGGTGGGGGCTGGCCAGGGGTGAGGACACCTTCCTCCTTGCCCCCGCCCTTCTTTCCGGCTGGGCCAAGGACCAGCACCTCGTCTCGGGACCGGGAGAAGCTGCACCCACTTCCCTTTCGGCTGCCCAGGCTCGGGCGCCACCTGCTGGCCGCTCCCGGCACCACCGCCTGCGCCCGTGTGAGCAGCGCCATTGGGGAGGTGCAGGGGGCGGCTCCTCACCGAAGGCCTTGCGAGGCTCCGTGAGCTTCAGCGTGAAGGTACGGCCTCGGGGCAGCTCCTTGAGCAGCCGGGCCACCTCGTAGTGCCGGCAGCCCAGCAGGCTCTGCCCGTTAATGGCCTCGATCATGTCGCCCACGCTGATGAGGTGGATGTGGTCGATCACGCTGCCCTCCTTGATGCGCTGCGGGGATGGCGAGTCATCAGCCCTTGGGGCTCTGCCTTGGTTTCCAGGGTCCCGTGGCCCACCCTCACTCCCAGGCCTCCGAGGTGCCCCGTCTCCCCAGGCACCTTGATGAAGGCGTAGCCAGCCCCGTTGTCCGTGATGGTGAGCCCGAGTGCATCCTCCGACTTGAACACCTCCACCTCCTTGCGCTGCCCCTTCACGTGGGCGAAGATGAAGTCCTCCAGCCCGATCTGGCCCCCCAGGAGCTTGTCCATGTCCACTTTGTGGGTGTTCAGGGTGCAGAACATCACCTGCAGGGGTGGGAGACGCTGaaccctctcccccctccctccccctttgcTAATCACCACTGGAGGGCGAAGGGAGAGAGCTGGGAGAGGACTAGGAGCATTCCATCCCAGTGCCCGATCACCCACTGAgccagggccagggcagggcCCGCATTAGCGTGTCAGCTCTGCTAGGACTAggatttaattttcctttatttttttaaatttatttttattttttttttgagacggagtctcgctctgccgcccaggctggagtgcagtggccggatctcagttcactgcaagctccgcctcctgggtttacgccattctcctgcctcagcctccagagtagctgggactacaggcgtccgccacgtcgccccgctagttttttgtatttttagtagagacggggtttcaccgtgttagccaggatggtctcgatctgctgacctcgtgatccgcctgtctcggcctcccaaagtgctgggattacaggcttgagccaccgtgcccggcctccttttatttattttcagacagggtcttgctctgtcacccaggctggagcgcagtggtgcaatcatagtcactgcagcctcaatctcccagattccggcaatcttcccacctcagcctcccaagtagctggaactacaactagccatgcctggctaatttttgtattttttgtggagatatggggtctcactatgttgcacaggctggtctccaattcctgggctcaagtgatcctcctatctcagtctcccgagtagctgggaccacaggcacacgccaccacacccacatagttaaaataattttttttagagatgagagcctcattatgttgcccaggctggcctggaactcctgagttccagtgatcccccctacctcaacctcccaagtagctgggactataggtgtgcaccactgtacccagctaggATTTCTGTCCTAGCAAAAATTCATTGCtgtgccgggtgcggtggctcacacctgtaatcccaacactttgggaggccaaggcaggtagatcacgaggtcaggagatcaagaccagcctgaccaacatggtgaaatcctgtctctactaaaaatacaaaaattagctgggcatggtgacaggcacctgcaatcccaactacttgggaggctgaggcaggagaatggtttgaatccaggaggtggaggttgcagtgagccaagattacacgattgcactccagcctggtgacagagcaaaactccatctcaaaaaaaaaaaaaaaaaaaaaaaaaaattcattgctgCTTTCAGGGAatggagcctggcacacagtgagtgcTCAGGAAATACTTGTGGAGGACACAGAAACTCACCCCACTTATGGAGACCCCTGCATCTACTTGTTCAAACCCACTATTGCCATCCTTGCCCCCCTCCCATCCATCCCCACAGTGCTTGGTGCCAGGCAAgccagcctcccacagtgttgggattctCCAAGGAATCACGGAGAAGTGCATCTTGTATCTGGCCTCCAGCCTCCACCATCTCCTGGGGCACTGGCCTCCCAATGCCTGATGGGAACTCAGCATCCAGGTTTGGCCTCCAGTTCTCCATACTTCACTGGGGCACAGGCCTCCTAATGCCTGATGGGAACTCAGCGTCCAGCCCTGGCTGTCAGTCTTGCACAATAGACTGGGATGCAGGCCTctcaatccatccatccaatcaatACATCCAGCCCCGGCCTCCCACAGTCCATTGAAGCTCAGGTATCCCAGTGCCTGCTGGGAACTCAGCATCCAGCCCTGGCCATCAGTCTTGCATAATCTACTGGGGGTACAGCCCTCCCAGTGCCTGATGGGATGTCAGCATGCAGCCCTGGTCATCAGCTCCCACAATCCACTGGGGCACAGGCCTCGCAGTACCTGAGGGGAACTCAGCATCCAGCCCTGGCTTCCAGTTCCCCACAGTTCACAGGGGCACAGGCCTCCCAGTGCCTGATGGGAACTCAGATCCAGCCCAGGCCATTGGCCCCTGCCACTGAGTGGGGCACAGGCTTAGCATCTGCAGCTTTGGCATCTGAACCCCAGATCACAAATGGGATGCAGGCCCAGGCCTCTGGCCCACCATCAGGGACCCTGGTGCCCGATTCCCCAGTGGGTACCTCGGCAGTTGGCAGGCGGAAGGCCTCGGCGATCTTGCCATACAGCTCCTTGACGTTGGTGAAGCCCTCGATGCGGCCAGTGGGACTGCCATGGGCCAGCTGGGTGTGGAACACAAGGCGGGGCcgcagggctgggggaggggggggCAAGCCCATTTGGGGCCCCCCCGCCCCACCTCCGCCCAGGGGCCCTGGCTCCCCCACGCCCAGCCCGCCAcggcctggctcagcctcctcaTTTTCCACTAGAGGGGGCGCCTTTTTCCGCCGCCCCAGTCCCAGCGGCATGAGCAGCGAGAAGTGGGGTCACCAGAGGATCTGTAGGAGAGGAAGTGGGGCTCAGGGTCTGGGCAAGGGCCTTGGGTGCCCCTCCCACACTACTCAAACCAGACAGGCCCAAGAAAGTACTCAGAGAACAAACTGGCCTCAGTTGAAATCCTCATCTCTTGTATAGTGATGGGACACTTTTATATAAAAGTAGTAacggggctgggtgcagtggctcacgcctgtaatcccaccactatggaaggctgaggtgggcggagtacttgaggtcaggagtttgaaaccagcctggccaacatggtgaaaccccacatctactaaaaatataaaaattagccaggtgtggtggtgcgcacctgtgatcccagctactcgggaggctcaggcacaagaatagcttgaacctgggaggtggaggttgcagcgagccgagatcgcgccactgcactctagcctgggtgacagactaaggctttgtcaaaaaataaacaaacaaataaataaaataaaatactcacacctgtaatcccagcactgtgggtggctgagacgggaggatcacttgaggtcaggagttcaagattccCAACCAACATGTcgaaatcccatctccaccaaaaatacacaaaaagtagccaagcacgcctgtaatctcagcaattcaagaggctgaggcgtgagaattgcttgaacccaggaggcggaggttgcagtgagccaagatcacaccactgcactccatcctgtgctaaagagcaagactctatctcaagaatAGTAACAGCAGCAGCTAGGATTATTGCTTTGTGACCTTGTTTGCTTGTTTCGTTTGTTgttgtgacagggtcttgctctgtcacctagactggagtgtagtggtataattaaagctcactgcagccttgatctcccaggctcaagggatcctcacgcctgtctctcaaatagctgggaccataggcacatgccatgaAGCTCAGctaacctttattttatttttttgagatggagtctcactttgtcccctaggctggagtgcagtggtgtgatctgggctcgctgcaacctctgcctcccgagttcaagcgattcttgagGAGatcctgacctttttttttttttttttgagactgagtcttgctctattgcccaggctggagtgcagtggtgcaatctcagcttactgcaacctctgcctcccgggttcaagtaattctcttgtctcagcctcccgagtagctgggattacaggtgtgtgccaccacacctggctaatttctacacttttggtaaagatggggtttcaccaagttggccaggctggtcttgaacaccagacctcaagtgatccacccacctcagcctcccaaagtactgggattacaagcatgagtcactgcacctggctaacgctcagctaatgttttaaaactttttgcagaccaggcgtggtggtctaatcccagcacttcgggaggccgaggtgggtggatcacgaggtcacgagttcaagaccagcctggccaacatagtgaaaccctgtctctactaaaaaaacacaaaaattagccgggtgtggtagcatgtgcctatagtcttagctactcaggaggctgaggcaggagaatcatttaaacctgggaggcggaggttgcagtgagctgagactgcgctattgcctgggtgacagagtaagactccatctccaaaaaaaaaaaaaaaactttttgcaGAGATGCAGGGGGgtgtctcaatatgttgcccaaagtgatctcaaactcctaggctcaagcaatcctcctgcctcagcctctcaaaagtgctgggagtacaggaatgagccattgtgcccgcctgtaatcccagcactttgggaggccgaggtggacagatcacctgaggtcacgagttggagatcagcttggccaacatggtgagaccccgtctctactacaaatacaaaaattagctggccgtggtggcaggcatctgtaatcccagctactcgagaggctgagacgagagaatcacttgaacccgggaggcagagattgcagtgagctgagattgcaccactgtaccccagcctgggcaacaaagcaagactcagtcttaaaaaaaaaaaaaaaaaagagtcagggtctcttcttgctctgtcccccaggtagGAGCGCAGTGGGCTGAtcatgataatggctcactgcagccttgacctcctgggcttaagccatcctccgttctcagcctcccaagtgactagaactacaggcgtgtaccaccacacccaattattatttttttaaattttattgtaggCCTGgggcaatggctcacatctgtaatcccagcacttttggaggctgaggtgagcagatcgcttgaggtcaggagtttgagaccagcatggtcaacatggtgaaaccacaaaaccacatctctactaaaagtacaaaacttagccgggtgtggtggcacatgcctgtagtcccagttactggggaggttgaggcagaagaatcgcttgaacccaagagacgaAGGttagcagtgagcagagatcgtgtcaATGCACtgg is a genomic window containing:
- the GIPC1 gene encoding PDZ domain-containing protein GIPC1 isoform X1, with amino-acid sequence MPLGLGRRKKAPPLVENEEAEPGRGGLGVGEPGPLGGGGAGGPQMGLPPPPPALRPRLVFHTQLAHGSPTGRIEGFTNVKELYGKIAEAFRLPTAEVMFCTLNTHKVDMDKLLGGQIGLEDFIFAHVKGQRKEVEVFKSEDALGLTITDNGAGYAFIKRIKEGSVIDHIHLISVGDMIEAINGQSLLGCRHYEVARLLKELPRGRTFTLKLTEPRKAFDMISQRSAGGRPGSGPQLGTGRGTLRLRSRGPATVEDLPSAFEEKAIEKVDDLLESYMGIRDTELAATMVELGKDKRNPDELAEALDERLGDFAFPDEFVFDVWGAIGDAKVGRY
- the GIPC1 gene encoding PDZ domain-containing protein GIPC1 isoform X2 gives rise to the protein MFCTLNTHKVDMDKLLGGQIGLEDFIFAHVKGQRKEVEVFKSEDALGLTITDNGAGYAFIKRIKEGSVIDHIHLISVGDMIEAINGQSLLGCRHYEVARLLKELPRGRTFTLKLTEPRKAFDMISQRSAGGRPGSGPQLGTGRGTLRLRSRGPATVEDLPSAFEEKAIEKVDDLLESYMGIRDTELAATMVELGKDKRNPDELAEALDERLGDFAFPDEFVFDVWGAIGDAKVGRY